A window of Streptomyces marispadix contains these coding sequences:
- a CDS encoding ABC transporter ATP-binding protein produces the protein MTAPTGTSADASADAASAPADASAGTPAGASADDVVFGVAPPHYDPAASENATTLPVGGPATVRGYVRELLRRHRRAFATLVLVNAIAVVASMAGPYLLGGLVEDLTSGSRDLRLGRIVGFFVLALAVQSVFVREVRLRGAMLGERMLADLREDFLVRSVALPPGVLERAGTGDLLSRITTDIDRLANAMREAVPQLSVGVVWTALLLGGLTVTAPPLALAVLVALPVLLVGCRWYYRRAPSAYRSEAAGYAAVAGALAETVDAGRTVEAHRLGARRIALSERRISQWTAWERYTLWLRSVLFPVVNVTNLLLVAGVLMLGGTFVLWGWIGVGQLTTGALLVQMLFEPVGLILRWYDELQVAEVSLGRLVGVREIEPDSGDEMLTPQGRELRANDVRFGYRTGSDVLHGVTMRVPPGTRVALVGPSGAGKSTLGRLLAGIYGPRTGDVALGGAELSRMPAERVRRHVALVNQEHHVFVGSLRDNLLLARTDASDTELWEALRAVDADDWARSLPDGLDSEVGSGGISVAPAHAQQIALARLVLADPHTLVLDEATSLLDPRAARHLERSLAQVLQGRTVVAIAHRLHTAHDADVIAVVEDGRISELGSHDALVEADGAYAALWRSWHG, from the coding sequence ATGACCGCTCCCACCGGCACGTCGGCGGACGCTTCCGCCGACGCCGCCAGCGCCCCGGCCGACGCCTCCGCCGGCACCCCGGCAGGTGCCTCGGCCGACGACGTCGTCTTCGGCGTCGCGCCGCCCCACTACGACCCGGCCGCCTCGGAGAACGCCACCACCCTCCCCGTCGGCGGACCGGCCACCGTCCGCGGCTATGTACGCGAGCTGCTGCGGCGGCACAGACGTGCCTTCGCCACGCTCGTCCTCGTCAACGCGATCGCGGTCGTGGCCTCCATGGCCGGCCCGTATCTGCTCGGCGGCCTCGTCGAGGACCTCACCTCCGGCAGCAGGGACCTCCGACTCGGCCGGATCGTCGGCTTCTTCGTGCTGGCGCTGGCCGTGCAGAGCGTCTTCGTACGGGAGGTGCGGCTGCGCGGGGCGATGCTCGGCGAGCGGATGCTCGCGGATCTGCGTGAGGACTTCCTCGTACGGTCGGTGGCCCTGCCGCCCGGGGTGCTGGAGCGGGCGGGGACGGGCGATCTGCTGTCGCGGATCACCACGGACATCGACCGGCTGGCCAATGCGATGCGGGAGGCCGTGCCGCAGCTCTCCGTGGGCGTCGTATGGACGGCGCTGCTGCTCGGCGGGCTCACGGTCACCGCGCCTCCGCTGGCGCTGGCGGTGCTCGTCGCGCTGCCCGTGCTGCTGGTCGGATGCCGCTGGTACTACCGGCGTGCTCCGAGCGCATACCGTTCGGAGGCCGCCGGATACGCCGCCGTCGCCGGTGCCCTGGCCGAGACCGTCGACGCGGGCCGCACCGTGGAGGCCCACCGGCTCGGAGCACGCCGGATCGCGCTGTCCGAGCGGAGGATCTCCCAGTGGACGGCGTGGGAGCGCTACACGCTGTGGCTGCGTTCCGTCCTGTTTCCCGTCGTCAACGTCACCAATCTGCTCCTCGTGGCCGGTGTGCTGATGCTCGGCGGCACCTTCGTGCTGTGGGGCTGGATCGGCGTCGGCCAGCTCACCACGGGGGCGCTGCTGGTGCAGATGCTCTTCGAGCCTGTCGGGCTGATCCTGCGCTGGTACGACGAACTCCAGGTCGCCGAGGTCTCGTTGGGACGGCTGGTGGGCGTACGGGAGATCGAGCCCGACTCCGGCGACGAGATGCTGACGCCGCAGGGACGCGAACTGCGCGCGAACGACGTGCGGTTCGGCTACCGCACCGGCTCCGACGTACTGCACGGAGTGACGATGCGCGTGCCGCCCGGCACGCGGGTGGCGCTCGTCGGCCCCTCTGGCGCGGGCAAGTCCACCCTGGGGCGGCTGCTGGCGGGCATCTACGGCCCGCGGACCGGCGATGTCGCCCTCGGCGGTGCCGAGTTGTCGCGGATGCCCGCCGAGCGTGTGCGGCGTCACGTCGCGCTCGTCAACCAGGAGCACCATGTCTTCGTGGGTTCGCTCCGCGACAATCTGCTGCTGGCCCGCACGGACGCGAGCGACACCGAACTGTGGGAGGCCCTGCGGGCCGTCGACGCCGACGACTGGGCGCGTTCGCTGCCGGACGGCCTCGACAGCGAGGTCGGCTCCGGCGGGATCTCCGTCGCCCCGGCACACGCACAGCAGATCGCGCTGGCGCGGCTCGTGCTGGCCGACCCTCACACGCTGGTGCTGGACGAGGCCACGTCGCTGCTGGACCCGCGAGCGGCAAGGCACTTGGAGCGTTCGCTGGCGCAGGTGCTTCAGGGACGCACGGTCGTCGCCATCGCGCACCGGCTGCACACCGCACACGACGCGGATGTGATCGCCGTCGTGGAGGACGGCCGGATCAGCGAACTCGGCAGCCACGACGCCCTTGTCGAGGCCGACGGCGCATACGCGGCGCTCTGGCGTTCCTGGCACGGCTGA
- a CDS encoding metal-dependent hydrolase, producing the protein MMGPAHSLSGAAAWLGAGAAASALDHPMPWPVLLAGALICSGAALAPDLDHKSATISRAFGPLSRALCGVIDKLSEAVYNATRGQGERRRSGGHRTLTHTWPWALFLGAGFSAAAVFGGRWAVLVILFIHMVLAVEGLLWRAARVSSDILVWLLGATSAWSLAGVLDQPGNGSDWLFSGPGQEYLWLGLPIVLGALVHNIGDAITVSGCPILWPVKISGKRWYPLGTPEFMRFRAGAWVETRLLMPLFMVLGGAGGLFALGVIG; encoded by the coding sequence ATGATGGGACCGGCGCATTCGCTGTCGGGGGCGGCGGCGTGGCTCGGGGCGGGCGCTGCCGCGTCCGCACTGGATCATCCGATGCCCTGGCCCGTGCTGCTTGCGGGCGCCCTGATCTGCTCGGGGGCGGCGCTCGCCCCGGACCTCGACCACAAGTCGGCCACCATCTCCCGTGCGTTCGGGCCGCTCTCCCGGGCGCTGTGCGGAGTGATCGACAAGCTCTCCGAGGCCGTCTACAACGCCACTCGCGGGCAGGGCGAGCGGCGCCGCTCCGGCGGGCACCGCACCCTCACCCACACCTGGCCATGGGCGCTGTTCCTCGGTGCGGGGTTCTCGGCGGCTGCGGTCTTCGGCGGGCGCTGGGCGGTGCTGGTGATCCTCTTCATCCACATGGTGCTGGCCGTCGAAGGGCTGCTGTGGCGTGCGGCCAGGGTCTCCAGCGACATACTGGTGTGGCTGCTGGGAGCGACGAGCGCCTGGAGCCTCGCGGGAGTACTGGACCAGCCGGGCAACGGTTCGGACTGGCTGTTCTCCGGCCCGGGACAGGAGTATCTGTGGCTGGGCCTGCCGATAGTGCTGGGTGCGCTGGTACACAACATCGGCGATGCCATCACCGTCTCCGGCTGCCCGATCCTCTGGCCCGTGAAGATAAGCGGCAAGCGCTGGTATCCGCTGGGCACACCGGAGTTCATGCGTTTCCGCGCCGGGGCCTGGGTCGAGACGAGGCTGCTGATGCCTCTGTTCATGGTGCTCGGCGGCGCGGGCGGGCTCTTCGCCCTCGGCGTCATCGGCTGA
- a CDS encoding L,D-transpeptidase family protein translates to MSTAAVRAARTAVAGAAAAALAVTLAACGGDTGAAEAPPHGGGRASDDAARKADPTAIPGVGDTLYERIPEKSRQVVAVYGEGKNSAEAKVRLFSKQGEKWRPERSWPAHNGRRGWTTDHRENDKRSPVGVFTLTDAGGVRSAPGAKLPYTASAAFTPPSYWPKSTRHDFDHVIAVDYNRAKGTSPLDPTRPVGDAKGGSIWLHLDHGSGTSGCVSLPREGMEYLLRTLDPAKHPAVVMGDRSALAR, encoded by the coding sequence ATGAGCACGGCAGCGGTACGGGCGGCCAGGACGGCGGTGGCCGGTGCGGCAGCCGCCGCTCTCGCGGTGACGCTCGCCGCGTGCGGCGGTGACACGGGCGCGGCCGAGGCCCCTCCGCACGGAGGCGGCAGGGCATCCGACGACGCGGCCCGCAAGGCCGATCCCACGGCCATCCCCGGTGTGGGCGACACCCTGTACGAGCGGATCCCGGAGAAGTCCCGCCAAGTGGTGGCCGTCTACGGCGAAGGAAAGAACTCCGCCGAGGCGAAGGTACGCCTGTTCAGCAAACAGGGGGAGAAGTGGCGGCCGGAGCGTAGCTGGCCCGCGCACAACGGGCGCAGGGGCTGGACGACCGACCACCGCGAGAACGACAAGCGCAGCCCCGTGGGGGTGTTCACGCTCACCGACGCCGGCGGCGTCCGTTCCGCACCCGGTGCGAAGCTGCCCTACACCGCGAGCGCCGCCTTCACCCCGCCCTCGTACTGGCCGAAGAGCACCCGGCACGACTTCGACCACGTCATCGCCGTCGACTACAACCGCGCCAAGGGCACTTCACCCCTGGACCCCACGCGGCCCGTGGGCGATGCCAAGGGCGGGAGCATCTGGCTGCACCTGGATCACGGCAGCGGCACCTCCGGGTGTGTGAGCCTCCCCCGTGAGGGCATGGAGTATCTGCTGCGTACGCTCGACCCGGCCAAGCACCCGGCCGTGGTCATGGGGGACAGGTCGGCCCTGGCTCGCTAG
- a CDS encoding DEAD/DEAH box helicase translates to MGCVTASLIDQMPSDADPDALYETFSGWAEERGISLYPAQEEALIEVVSGANVILSTPTGSGKSLVAAGAHFAALARDEVTFYTAPIKALVSEKFFDLCKIFGTENVGMLTGDASVNADAPVICCTAEVLASIALRDGPQADVGQVVMDEFHFYAEPDRGWAWQIPLLELPQAQFVLMSATLGDVTRFEEDLTRRTGRETAVVRSATRPVPLSYEYRTTSLTETVTELLETRQAPVYIVHFTQAQAVERAQALMSINMCTRAEKDEIAKIIGNFRFTTRFGRNLSRYVRHGVGVHHAGMLPKYRRLVERLAQAGLLKVICGTDTLGVGVNVPIRTVLFTALTKYDGTRVRTLRAREFHQIAGRAGRAGFDTSGFVVAQAPEHVVENEKALAKAGDDPKKRRKVVRKKAPEGFVNWGQQTFEKLIASDPEPLTSRFRVTHAMLLSVIARPGDAFAQMRKLLEDNHEDRRSQLRHIRRAIAIYRSLLDGGVVERLDEPDAQGRTVRLTVDLQHDFALNQPLSTFALAAFELLDPESPSYALDMVSVVESTLDDPRQILAAQTNKAKGEAVAQMKADGIEYEERMERLMDISHPQPLEELLFHAYGLYRKSHPWVGDHPLSPKSVVRDMYERAMTFAEFVSFYELARTEGIVLRYLASAYKALEHTVPDEKKSEDFQDIVEWLGEMVRQVDSSLLDEWEQLANPDTDVPPAESADEAQERADHVRPVTANARAFRVLVRNAMFRRVELAALDKAGELGELDADSGWDEDAWGEALDGYWDEYDDMGTGPDARGPGLLRIEEVPEEALWRVRQTFADPEGDHDWGISAEVDLTASDEEGRAVIKVTDVGRL, encoded by the coding sequence ATGGGGTGCGTGACAGCCAGCCTTATCGATCAGATGCCGAGCGACGCCGACCCCGACGCCCTTTACGAGACCTTCTCCGGCTGGGCGGAGGAAAGGGGCATTTCGCTCTACCCCGCTCAGGAGGAGGCGCTGATCGAGGTGGTCTCCGGTGCCAACGTGATCCTCTCCACCCCCACCGGCTCCGGTAAGAGCCTGGTGGCGGCGGGCGCCCACTTCGCGGCCCTCGCCCGTGACGAGGTCACCTTCTACACCGCTCCCATCAAGGCGCTCGTCTCCGAGAAGTTCTTCGACCTGTGCAAGATCTTCGGCACGGAGAACGTCGGCATGCTCACCGGCGACGCCTCCGTCAACGCCGACGCCCCCGTGATCTGCTGCACGGCCGAGGTGCTCGCCTCGATCGCCCTGCGGGACGGCCCCCAGGCCGACGTGGGGCAGGTCGTGATGGACGAGTTCCACTTCTACGCCGAGCCGGACCGGGGCTGGGCGTGGCAGATTCCGCTGCTGGAACTCCCCCAGGCCCAGTTCGTCCTGATGTCGGCGACGCTCGGAGACGTCACACGCTTCGAGGAGGACCTGACGCGCCGCACGGGCCGTGAGACGGCGGTGGTGCGGTCGGCGACCCGACCCGTGCCCCTGTCGTACGAGTACCGCACGACATCTCTCACCGAGACGGTCACGGAGCTTCTGGAGACCCGTCAAGCGCCGGTGTACATCGTGCACTTCACCCAGGCGCAGGCCGTGGAGCGGGCGCAGGCGCTGATGAGCATCAACATGTGCACCCGCGCGGAGAAGGACGAGATCGCCAAGATCATCGGCAACTTCCGCTTCACCACCCGCTTCGGACGCAACCTCTCCCGCTATGTGCGGCACGGCGTCGGCGTCCACCACGCCGGCATGCTGCCGAAGTACCGCAGGCTCGTGGAACGTCTCGCGCAGGCGGGCCTGCTGAAGGTCATCTGCGGCACCGACACCCTCGGCGTCGGCGTCAACGTCCCCATCCGCACCGTGCTGTTCACCGCGCTCACCAAGTACGACGGCACCCGCGTCCGTACGCTGCGCGCACGGGAGTTCCACCAGATCGCAGGGCGGGCCGGGCGTGCCGGATTCGACACCTCCGGCTTCGTCGTCGCTCAGGCGCCCGAGCACGTCGTGGAGAACGAGAAGGCCCTCGCGAAGGCCGGTGACGACCCGAAGAAACGGCGGAAGGTCGTACGGAAGAAGGCGCCCGAAGGGTTCGTCAACTGGGGGCAGCAGACCTTCGAGAAGCTGATCGCCTCCGACCCGGAGCCGCTGACGTCCCGCTTCCGGGTGACCCACGCGATGCTGCTGTCGGTCATCGCCCGGCCCGGCGACGCCTTCGCGCAGATGCGGAAACTGCTGGAGGACAATCACGAGGACCGCCGCTCGCAACTGCGGCACATCCGCAGGGCGATCGCGATCTACCGTTCGCTGCTCGACGGCGGTGTCGTGGAACGGCTCGACGAGCCCGACGCCCAGGGCCGCACGGTGCGGCTCACCGTCGACCTCCAGCACGACTTCGCGCTCAACCAGCCCCTGTCCACCTTCGCGCTGGCGGCGTTCGAACTGCTCGACCCCGAATCCCCCTCCTACGCCCTGGACATGGTCTCCGTGGTCGAGTCGACCCTCGACGACCCCCGGCAGATCCTGGCCGCACAGACCAACAAGGCCAAGGGCGAGGCCGTGGCGCAGATGAAGGCCGACGGCATCGAGTACGAGGAGCGGATGGAACGGCTGATGGACATCAGCCATCCTCAGCCGCTCGAAGAGCTGCTCTTCCACGCATACGGCCTCTACCGCAAGTCCCACCCGTGGGTGGGCGACCATCCGCTCTCGCCCAAGTCGGTCGTCCGCGACATGTACGAACGGGCCATGACGTTCGCCGAGTTCGTCTCCTTCTACGAACTCGCCCGCACCGAGGGCATCGTGCTGCGCTACCTCGCGAGCGCGTACAAGGCGCTTGAGCACACCGTCCCCGACGAGAAGAAGTCCGAGGACTTCCAGGACATCGTCGAATGGCTCGGGGAGATGGTCCGCCAGGTCGACTCCAGCCTGCTGGACGAGTGGGAGCAACTGGCCAACCCCGACACGGACGTTCCCCCGGCGGAGAGCGCCGACGAGGCGCAGGAACGCGCCGACCACGTCAGGCCCGTCACGGCGAACGCCCGTGCCTTCCGCGTCCTGGTGCGCAACGCCATGTTCCGCCGCGTCGAACTCGCCGCCCTGGACAAGGCCGGGGAACTCGGCGAACTCGACGCCGACTCCGGCTGGGACGAGGACGCCTGGGGCGAGGCGCTGGACGGCTACTGGGACGAGTACGACGACATGGGCACCGGCCCCGACGCCCGTGGGCCGGGCCTGCTGCGTATCGAGGAGGTCCCCGAGGAGGCGCTGTGGCGGGTGCGGCAGACCTTCGCCGACCCCGAGGGCGACCACGACTGGGGCATCTCCGCCGAGGTCGATCTGACCGCGTCCGACGAGGAGGGCCGCGCGGTCATCAAGGTGACCGACGTGGGCCGGCTGTGA
- a CDS encoding acyl-CoA thioesterase, producing the protein MNSPAEQLAALLDLERIEIDIFRGRSPQENLQRVFGGQVAGQALVAAGRTTDGERPVHSLHAYFLRPGMPGVPIVYQVERVRDGRSFTTRRVVAVQQGRTIFNLTASFHQPETGIDHQVPMPDVPDPESLPRLADEIRDRLGELPESIERMERRMAFDIRYVERLRWDSGELRDMEARSGVWMRAIGSLGDDPLVHTCALTYASDMTLLDAVRIPVEPLWGPRGFDMASLDHAMWFHRPFRADEWFLYQQESPIATGGRGLARGQIFDRDGQLIVSVMQEGLFRKLGG; encoded by the coding sequence ATGAACAGCCCCGCCGAGCAGCTAGCCGCGCTTCTCGACCTGGAACGGATCGAGATCGACATCTTCCGCGGCCGGAGCCCGCAGGAGAACCTCCAGCGCGTCTTCGGCGGGCAGGTGGCCGGGCAGGCTCTCGTCGCGGCGGGACGCACCACCGACGGCGAGCGCCCCGTCCACTCCCTGCACGCGTACTTCCTGCGTCCGGGCATGCCCGGCGTGCCCATCGTGTACCAGGTCGAACGGGTGCGGGACGGGCGCTCCTTCACCACCCGGCGCGTCGTGGCAGTACAGCAGGGCCGCACCATCTTCAACCTCACCGCCTCCTTCCATCAGCCGGAGACCGGCATCGACCATCAGGTCCCGATGCCCGATGTGCCGGACCCGGAGAGCCTTCCGAGACTGGCCGACGAGATCCGCGACCGCCTCGGCGAACTCCCCGAATCGATCGAGCGCATGGAGCGCCGCATGGCGTTCGACATCCGCTACGTGGAGCGGCTGCGCTGGGACTCGGGCGAGCTGCGGGACATGGAGGCCCGCAGCGGGGTGTGGATGCGAGCCATCGGCTCCCTCGGCGACGACCCGCTCGTGCACACCTGCGCGCTCACCTACGCCAGCGACATGACGCTCCTCGACGCCGTACGCATCCCCGTCGAACCGCTGTGGGGCCCACGGGGCTTCGACATGGCCTCCCTCGATCACGCCATGTGGTTCCACCGGCCGTTCCGCGCCGACGAATGGTTCCTGTACCAGCAGGAGTCACCCATCGCGACGGGCGGGCGCGGGCTGGCACGTGGCCAGATCTTCGACCGCGACGGCCAGTTGATCGTCTCGGTCATGCAGGAGGGCCTGTTCAGAAAGCTGGGCGGCTGA
- a CDS encoding ABC transporter transmembrane domain-containing protein has protein sequence MQIRDLPYPDPGVPDVRSGPRFLLWLFRMQLGGQAKSLGWGALHMGSVALVPAVVGLALDAVVAGSGRGLAEAGAMLAVITVTVTAGDTMLHRTAITNWITAAARVQQLLARRTAALGATLTQRVAAGEVVAVSTGDIEKIGWCVESASRFSAALLATVGVCAGLVFYEPQLGVLVSAGMLVLAVTVLPLLPRATRRADLQREKAGRATELAADTVAGLRVLRGIGGEELFLTRYRRASQEVRRAAVRTARMWALIEAVQIALPGLLLVAVVWHGARLALDGRIGVGELVTVYGAVTFLLFPLRMFQEFAMAYSFSRPSAQRAVRVLGLRRGGGTGPGEAGADDAGRREAAAAEHFRPGPSGAAGASTRAGAEPETGGALGGDLYDPVTGLLATAGQLTAVVCGDPEAAGRLADRLGGHAPERDGSASVLLDGVPLDEVPLASARAVVLVQDKDPVLLSGTLRELLDVPRSGAVSERMALEAAQCGDVLGALTQGTPESGGDPLDASVTERGRSLSGGQRQRLALARSLVTDPQVLVLDEPTSAVDAHTEARIARSLREVRTDRTTVVFTSSPLMLDQADRVALVRGSEVLAAGTHRELLHTNSAYRAVVTREPEQDTPSAETSAGEAGREDREDEHAGGVAAGGERATGGEREREPAGSPSGAATPGASHVLGGRTKIPQTDGLSQSDGPEQPERAKRAERTAHTERAAHTERAAAAEGFAPAEGAERA, from the coding sequence ATGCAGATTCGCGATCTTCCGTATCCCGATCCCGGCGTCCCGGACGTACGGTCAGGGCCGCGCTTCTTGCTGTGGCTCTTCCGCATGCAACTGGGCGGGCAGGCCAAGTCGCTGGGCTGGGGCGCGCTTCACATGGGATCCGTGGCGCTCGTACCGGCGGTCGTGGGGCTCGCCCTGGACGCCGTCGTGGCCGGTTCCGGCCGTGGCCTGGCCGAGGCCGGAGCCATGCTCGCCGTCATCACGGTCACGGTGACGGCAGGCGACACGATGCTCCACCGCACGGCGATCACCAACTGGATCACCGCCGCCGCCCGGGTCCAGCAACTGCTCGCCCGGAGAACGGCCGCGCTCGGCGCGACGCTCACCCAGCGGGTGGCCGCGGGCGAGGTCGTCGCCGTCTCCACGGGCGACATCGAGAAGATCGGCTGGTGTGTGGAGTCCGCGTCCCGCTTCAGCGCGGCTCTGCTGGCCACCGTCGGCGTGTGCGCAGGACTCGTCTTCTACGAGCCGCAGCTCGGGGTGCTGGTCTCCGCCGGGATGCTGGTGCTGGCGGTCACCGTGCTTCCGCTGCTGCCGCGCGCTACGCGACGAGCCGACCTCCAGCGTGAAAAGGCGGGACGCGCCACGGAGTTGGCCGCCGACACGGTCGCCGGGCTGCGTGTGCTGCGCGGGATCGGCGGCGAGGAGCTGTTCCTGACGCGGTATCGGCGGGCCTCGCAGGAGGTCCGCCGCGCGGCGGTGCGTACGGCCCGTATGTGGGCGCTGATCGAGGCGGTGCAGATCGCGCTGCCGGGACTGCTGCTGGTGGCGGTCGTCTGGCACGGTGCGCGGCTCGCGCTCGACGGGCGCATCGGCGTGGGCGAACTCGTCACGGTCTACGGGGCGGTGACCTTTCTGCTCTTCCCGCTGCGGATGTTCCAGGAATTCGCCATGGCGTACTCGTTCTCGCGGCCGTCCGCGCAGCGGGCGGTACGGGTGCTGGGGCTGCGCCGCGGCGGAGGAACCGGCCCCGGGGAGGCGGGAGCCGACGACGCGGGACGGCGCGAGGCCGCAGCCGCGGAGCACTTTCGCCCCGGGCCGTCCGGTGCCGCGGGTGCCAGTACCCGGGCAGGGGCCGAGCCGGAGACCGGCGGCGCCCTCGGCGGCGACCTCTACGACCCCGTCACCGGACTGCTCGCCACCGCCGGGCAGTTGACGGCCGTGGTGTGCGGGGACCCGGAGGCCGCGGGCAGGCTCGCCGACAGGCTCGGCGGTCACGCCCCGGAACGCGACGGCTCCGCATCCGTCCTCCTCGACGGCGTGCCCCTCGACGAGGTGCCGCTCGCGAGCGCCCGTGCGGTGGTTCTCGTACAGGACAAGGACCCGGTGCTGCTCTCGGGCACGCTGCGGGAACTGCTCGACGTGCCCAGATCCGGCGCGGTCTCCGAGCGCATGGCGCTGGAGGCCGCACAGTGCGGCGACGTGCTGGGCGCGCTCACCCAGGGGACCCCCGAGTCCGGCGGCGACCCCCTCGACGCCTCGGTCACCGAACGCGGACGGTCCCTCTCGGGCGGGCAGCGCCAACGGCTGGCGCTGGCACGCTCGTTGGTCACCGACCCGCAGGTGCTGGTGCTGGACGAGCCGACGTCGGCGGTGGACGCACACACCGAGGCCCGTATCGCCCGGTCCCTGCGGGAGGTGCGTACCGACCGTACGACGGTGGTCTTCACCTCCAGTCCGCTGATGCTGGACCAGGCGGACCGGGTCGCACTGGTACGCGGCTCTGAGGTGCTGGCCGCGGGCACACACCGGGAGCTGCTGCACACCAACTCCGCATACCGCGCCGTGGTCACGCGTGAGCCCGAGCAGGACACCCCGTCGGCGGAAACCTCCGCGGGCGAGGCCGGACGCGAGGACCGCGAGGACGAGCACGCGGGCGGCGTCGCGGCAGGGGGCGAGCGAGCAACCGGTGGCGAACGCGAGCGCGAGCCCGCCGGTTCCCCTTCCGGCGCGGCCACTCCCGGGGCGTCGCACGTGCTCGGCGGACGCACGAAGATCCCGCAGACCGACGGGCTCTCCCAGTCCGACGGACCCGAGCAGCCTGAGAGGGCGAAGCGAGCCGAACGGACCGCACACACCGAACGGGCCGCACACACCGAACGGGCCGCAGCAGCCGAAGGGTTCGCACCCGCGGAAGGAGCCGAGCGCGCATGA